From Thermococcus barophilus MP:
CATTGATAATCGCCTTTAGGTGGAGAAGATGAAAAAGAGACTCTTGTCAGTCATGTTTTTGCTCCTCCTGTCGTATCCATTTGGATCTGCAGCTAACCTCACTGATACGTTTGTAACAATAAACACAACTGAACAGGTTATACTCCTCAACCAAATGCCCTCTACTGACTTCCACATTAGACTTCCCATAAAAATACCCTACGGATACAGACTTGAGGGTTTTGATGTCTACTTTAATACTTCCAATGACACCATTATGAGAAAATTCTGGCTTCAGTGGGCTGATGGGAACATCTCCATGCCTTCAACTTTTGGTATTCATTGGCTTAACAACACCACTGCAAAGTTCTCTGCCAGATTTAACGTTGCTCCTGGGTTTTACATAGCCCATTTCAAGCTGAAGTTTCCAGAAAAAGCTGTACCGCTTAAGATAATCGTCCATACGAAGAAGGATGAGCTAAAGCTTCCAACGAGAATGCACATTGCGTACAAAACTGCCGAAATTCACGGAGTTTATGGATTTGCCCGCTCGAAGTTCAGCTTTACAGCATTTGGGAACCTACTCGGAGTTGAAATTCACCGAATTGAAGGTAGTGAAAAGAAGAACAATAGAGCTCCGGAGGGAGCGTTAGTATATGGTAATGGAAGTGTCAAAGTTTCAGAAGGATACATATCCTTTAATCCTCCCCTACCCCCTGGAAGATATTCGCTTAGTTTGAGCGCCCCAGCTACTATTAAGGCATACTATGCTATTCCAATAAATGAAACCGTAAATCTTAGCAAGATAAAGTTCACAAGATATGGGGTGCTCTTTGAAGAGCTCAGCTATCCTCCTTGGGACGAGCTTAACTTAACTCTGGATTTCTTCTGGAACGGCAAAGATATTACAGTTGCAAGGCTTGCTCTTCCGAGGTATCCGTACATGGCTGATGTTAAGCTTAACCCTGATAAAACACTCTGCATTTCGGGTGAAAGTGAATATTATGGTTATATTGACAAATGTGCAGTGCTTGAAGGTTACGGTAAAGGGTTTGTAAGGCTTGGAATACGGCTTGTGAGAGATTATGAAGGAAAAAGATATCTAGAAATTGGTGAAATAAGGATCAATTCAGCAGAGATCATTGGGGAGAACTGGTACTTTTTGCCGTTAATAAGGGTTGAAGTGGATTCGCCGATTGGTGTAAGAATGCTTGGTGTCAAAAAAGATAGTCTGATAAACTTTGAAGTGAGTGCTGTGAGGAAAAGTAACTACTACATCGTTCCATGCACATGCAGTGGTTATGCTCATTTTGACGATAGGGCAATCCCCATTCTAATAACTGCCGTTCTTCTAATGCCACTTATAATCTATGCACTGCTTGAGTGGAGGCGAACTTCATGAAGCGTTTTAACTCTCTCCTTGCAGAGAGGATGTTCATAATCTCCGTGCTTTTTCTGTTTTTGCTGCCTTCAGCTGCAGCATTTGAGCGCTCAAAGGTTATTGGGGGCAACTTCACAAATCCCCTTCATGCTGAGGTTCCTCCAGAGTACAGAGCAGAGTGGGTTGAATTTATTTTTGATTCAAATGAAACATGCAACGCCTCAGCCTTCTACAGGGTCTATCAGTACGGAGAAGTAGTGAAAGAGGGGAGTGCGGAAGTTAGATGGCTTAAAAACAGGGTTTCAATAACTATTCCCTTGGAGATTTACGATGAGTTTACGGTTCACTTATTTCCTGACTTTTCTTGCAATGCAACACCTGAAAGATACATGATATTTGAGACTATAGACTTCAGAAGGCTCACCAGTCTTAAGGTCGAAACGGAAAGAACCGTTGAAACTCTTTGGAAAGGCAAAGCTATCAAAGCATCTCCTTTAAAAATGGACTTCAACATTCCAGGAGAGCTTTTAGGCGTTGAAGCCGAGCTGTATGACTATAAAGGGAAGTTTGTCTATGTTACACTCAGCTGGGATGGATTTAAAAAGAACCTTACCCTTCCTGTAGTGAACAGCCGGGTTTGGATTCCGGGACAAAATGCCAGTGGAAAAATTAGACTCATTCTTGATCTGCCCAGGAATGTCTTTGTCTCTGCAACTGCTTACTATTTAACCAAAAGAAAGCCGGTCAATGAGGATCTTCTCAGAAATGAGGAAAAGCTGATAAGATTCGAATATCCACTGGGAGGCATGATTTGGGATGAAGTGTGGCTTAAGATGTTGTTTATGGTCAATGGAGATGGAGAGCTTATAGTTTTTGATTTTGGCAATGATAAGAGGTCAAAGATGTTCATAAGCAAAGGTAAGGTTTGCGTCAATCTCTATACGCGGTACAGTGAAAGGAAAAAGGAATGCTGGCCTTTAGGGGAAAGAAACGTTCATTACATGATTTTTGCATTAAACAGACGGGAGGATGGAACAAGGTATCTTCGGATTAAAGTTGATGATCTTGCCTTTAGCACTGATGTGAACTCTGGAATCAGACTCTGGTATTTGGGCAGTGCTATCAGTCCTTTAAGCTTTGATGCATCTTTGCGGAGGAATCCCTCATATTACGTTGTTCCCCCAGAGCAGAGAAGGATCAGTTTTGCTCTTGGACTTTCCTTTCTTGCATTATCCCTCTCCACGGTGTCTATTTTCTTGGTTCTGAGAAGGAGATAACATTTTTATTCTTCCCTCCCTATTCTAAATCATGCTTGAAGTTATATTTTTAGGAACTGGGGGTATAATGCCAAATAAAGAGAGAAACGTCCCTTCAATAGCTCTGCGTTATGAGGGTGAGATTATACTTTGGGATGTAGGTGAAGGAACTTTAAGACAGCTTAACACCGCTAAGCTCAGTCCAATGAGGATTGAGAAGATTTTCATAACTCACTTTCATGGAGACCACTATCTTGGCTTGATGAGCTTAATTCAAACGATGACTTTATGGAATAGAGAAAAGCCTCTCCACATTTATGGGCCTAAATACACCTTTGAATTTATACAGAACTATTTGAAGAGCGGCTTTTTTGCTCCGAGCTTTGAAATTCACGTCCATGAGCTTGGGGAGGCAAGGCTGAAATTTGGGGATTATGAAATTTGGAGCTTTAAAGTTGAGCACGGCATTCCAGCTTTGGGATATGTGTTTAAAGAAAAAGACAAGCGTGGAAACTTTAATTTGGAGAAGATTAGGGAGCTTGGTCTAAAACCCGGCCCATGGATGAAGGAGCTTGAGCTTAAGGGAAAAATTGAGATAAATGGGAGAACCATTTACCTTGAAGATGTCACTGGGGAGAGGAGAAGGGGAGTTAAGGTTGTT
This genomic window contains:
- a CDS encoding ribonuclease Z, whose protein sequence is MLEVIFLGTGGIMPNKERNVPSIALRYEGEIILWDVGEGTLRQLNTAKLSPMRIEKIFITHFHGDHYLGLMSLIQTMTLWNREKPLHIYGPKYTFEFIQNYLKSGFFAPSFEIHVHELGEARLKFGDYEIWSFKVEHGIPALGYVFKEKDKRGNFNLEKIRELGLKPGPWMKELELKGKIEINGRTIYLEDVTGERRRGVKVVYTGDTEPCKRIELFSERADLLIYEATYLTGEERGESYHSTVSEACEVAKKAKVKLLALFHRAPRYKYDEYLQKAEQLCNHKFIVPKDFDRISFKGESYELSSIR